Proteins found in one Nitrosopumilus maritimus SCM1 genomic segment:
- a CDS encoding deoxycytidylate deaminase: MNRPTELVLSTFERPNWDEYFMLQAELAKLRSNCITRQVGAVIVRNHRQLATGYNGTPPGIKNCFDGGCKRCQLRMEGKIESGASLDRCLCNHAEANAIMHCAILGIEAGIEGAVLYTTFVPCLECTKMAITIGIRKFVCLDSYPETDFDLLKEAGVEVIQLDKAKIAKWAQELVNKYNSG, from the coding sequence TTGAACAGACCAACAGAATTGGTATTGAGTACTTTTGAGAGACCAAACTGGGACGAATATTTTATGCTACAAGCAGAACTTGCTAAGCTACGTTCAAACTGCATCACAAGACAAGTTGGAGCAGTAATTGTGAGAAATCACAGACAGTTAGCAACAGGGTACAACGGGACACCTCCGGGAATCAAAAATTGTTTTGATGGAGGTTGTAAGAGATGCCAATTGAGAATGGAAGGAAAAATAGAATCAGGTGCATCACTTGACAGATGTCTATGTAACCACGCAGAAGCCAATGCAATAATGCATTGTGCAATACTAGGAATTGAAGCAGGTATAGAAGGAGCAGTTCTGTATACGACATTTGTTCCATGCCTAGAATGCACCAAAATGGCAATAACAATAGGAATTAGAAAATTTGTATGCCTTGACTCTTATCCAGAAACAGACTTTGATTTGCTAAAAGAAGCAGGAGTAGAAGTCATACAATTAGATAAAGCAAAAATTGCAAAATGGGCTCAAGAACTAGTTAACAAATACAATTCTGGATGA